The following proteins are co-located in the Chlorogloeopsis sp. ULAP01 genome:
- a CDS encoding PAS domain S-box protein, whose amino-acid sequence MKTVFKIAKNWLRKAVYGDTNLTTNDIANEYKNWRNGFLWQRLHLWLWLALICVFTFILRDIYNFFFPLKEFQNLPEAIRTQVLVMDFAMLLSLAICLALRKTKFGRSYPGILFLGSSWAIGIVPQIFTTLKGFALPDTLAWSLLFLSQATFMPVCWILHFLSQLGLLLYYFGVNTALGLQLPVPEHPELYNVTLILYLFWLCAICDISVFLYDRLQRSEFYARKELEFAYQKLRVAEVKYRSIFENAVEGIFQSSPDGRYITANPALARIYGYSLPEEVTENFTDIEHQLYVDPYRRAEFVRLIEQYGSVSEFESQIYRRDGSIVWISEKAYAVRDEKGKLLYYEGLIEDITKRKQAEAALQEQLDFLQVLIDTIPAPVFYKNTQGLYIGCNQAFEEALGLRKEQILGKTVYDLAPEELAEQYHQADIALFEQHGVQSYEGSLVYKDSKKHDVIFYKAIFSKADGSLGGLVGVILDISDRKRTEEALRVFFHAVSHDLRNPVLGTLMVLKNLLSRSEEKVTIARSILERMVQSSERQLNLINSLMEAHISEVQGIGLQLQPVELHTVVEDAIADLQPILTENQAHLTNLVTADLPLVNADPTQLWRVFSNLIVNAVKHNPPGLSIIINAKIEGEKICCTVSDNGVGLNPQHSEKLFELYFRGTNNRNSVSLGLGLYLCKRIVNAHGGEIGVKNNSEAGATFWFTLPVVSYQLSVIS is encoded by the coding sequence ATGAAGACCGTGTTTAAAATAGCAAAGAATTGGCTCAGAAAAGCTGTTTACGGTGATACAAATCTGACAACAAATGACATCGCCAATGAATACAAAAATTGGCGTAATGGCTTTTTGTGGCAGAGACTGCACTTATGGTTATGGCTGGCGCTGATATGTGTTTTTACGTTTATATTGCGTGATATTTACAACTTCTTCTTCCCATTGAAGGAATTTCAAAACCTACCAGAGGCAATAAGAACTCAAGTTCTTGTCATGGATTTTGCCATGCTGCTGAGTCTTGCGATCTGCTTGGCTTTACGCAAAACTAAGTTTGGTCGTTCCTATCCAGGAATATTATTTTTGGGATCATCCTGGGCGATCGGTATAGTACCGCAGATTTTTACTACTCTCAAAGGTTTTGCACTACCCGATACCTTAGCTTGGTCACTTTTATTTCTCAGCCAAGCTACATTTATGCCAGTATGCTGGATTCTTCATTTTCTGTCTCAGCTAGGTTTGCTACTTTATTATTTTGGTGTTAATACAGCACTTGGGTTACAATTACCAGTTCCAGAACACCCAGAATTATACAATGTTACCTTGATTTTATACTTGTTCTGGTTATGCGCTATATGTGACATTAGTGTTTTCTTATATGATCGCTTGCAGCGTTCTGAGTTTTACGCTCGCAAAGAATTAGAGTTTGCATATCAGAAACTTAGAGTAGCAGAGGTCAAATATCGCAGTATATTTGAGAATGCTGTGGAGGGTATTTTCCAAAGCTCTCCCGATGGACGTTACATTACCGCCAATCCTGCATTAGCACGTATTTATGGATACTCTTTACCGGAAGAGGTAACAGAGAATTTTACTGATATTGAACATCAACTATATGTAGATCCCTACAGACGTGCAGAGTTTGTACGCTTAATCGAACAGTACGGTAGTGTGTCAGAATTCGAGTCTCAGATTTATCGGCGAGACGGTAGCATTGTTTGGATTTCGGAGAAAGCTTATGCAGTGCGTGACGAAAAAGGAAAACTGCTGTACTATGAGGGACTGATTGAAGATATTACCAAACGCAAGCAAGCAGAAGCAGCTTTACAAGAACAGTTAGATTTTTTACAAGTTTTAATTGATACTATTCCTGCTCCAGTTTTCTATAAAAATACTCAAGGTTTGTATATCGGCTGTAACCAAGCTTTTGAGGAAGCATTGGGTTTGAGAAAAGAACAGATTCTGGGTAAGACTGTATATGATTTAGCACCTGAGGAACTTGCCGAGCAATACCATCAAGCAGATATTGCACTGTTTGAGCAGCATGGCGTTCAGAGTTATGAAGGTTCCTTAGTCTACAAAGATAGCAAGAAGCATGATGTGATTTTTTATAAGGCAATATTTTCAAAAGCAGATGGTTCTCTTGGTGGCTTGGTTGGAGTAATTTTGGACATTAGCGATCGCAAGCGCACGGAAGAAGCTCTGCGAGTCTTTTTCCATGCGGTTTCCCATGATTTACGTAATCCGGTACTGGGTACATTAATGGTGCTAAAGAATTTACTTTCACGCTCAGAAGAGAAAGTCACTATTGCCCGCTCCATTTTAGAGCGAATGGTGCAAAGTAGCGAACGCCAACTAAATTTAATTAATTCGCTAATGGAAGCTCATATCAGCGAAGTACAGGGCATTGGCTTACAACTTCAACCAGTGGAACTGCACACAGTAGTAGAAGATGCGATCGCAGACTTACAACCCATACTTACAGAAAATCAAGCTCATTTAACAAATTTAGTCACAGCAGATTTACCGTTAGTTAATGCCGATCCGACGCAACTATGGCGAGTGTTCTCTAACTTAATTGTCAATGCTGTCAAACATAATCCACCGGGATTGAGCATTATTATTAATGCTAAAATTGAAGGTGAGAAAATATGCTGCACTGTTTCTGACAATGGTGTGGGCTTGAATCCACAACACAGTGAAAAGCTGTTTGAGCTTTATTTCCGGGGTACTAACAACCGCAATTCTGTGAGCTTGGGATTGGGATTGTATTTGTGTAAACGAATAGTTAACGCCCACGGTGGAGAAATAGGCGTGAAAAATAATTCGGAAGCAGGGGCAACTTTTTGGTTTACATTACCTGTTGTCAGTTACCAGTTATCAGTTATCAGTTAA
- a CDS encoding ATP-grasp domain-containing protein: protein MTKVNWLIEKNIYDAEEQFLEELKKQGYIYKQTKYLHFRPQEANKYFPEHDCVLFRGTLNLGRDILKTSWIPGAYMDERNLRCSTYYTYFGQYLLNNKYFLLSLGELIRRRKEILKYFQSEGELFIRPDSNMKSFRAGVFNLNILNTIQSLRNELKRDETTLVLVSGKRIITREWRFFVYKNEILTGSLYLVGEERVDETIKGGYLENYLSEVLKQVNWYPESLYTIDICESEGELYVLELGSFSCAGEYGCNLSLIVEAGAKAAWEDYEAVNC, encoded by the coding sequence ATGACAAAAGTCAATTGGTTAATTGAAAAAAATATTTATGATGCCGAAGAACAGTTTTTAGAAGAATTGAAAAAACAAGGATACATTTACAAACAGACAAAATATCTTCACTTTCGTCCCCAAGAGGCAAATAAATATTTCCCAGAGCATGATTGTGTTTTATTCAGAGGAACTCTAAATTTAGGACGAGATATCTTAAAAACTTCTTGGATTCCCGGAGCTTATATGGATGAGAGGAATCTTCGCTGTTCTACTTATTACACATATTTTGGTCAATATCTACTCAATAACAAATATTTTCTTCTCTCTTTGGGTGAATTAATTAGAAGAAGAAAAGAAATTCTTAAATATTTCCAATCTGAAGGCGAACTATTTATTAGACCTGACAGTAACATGAAATCGTTTCGGGCTGGAGTTTTTAATCTGAATATTTTAAATACAATACAGTCTTTGAGAAACGAATTGAAAAGAGATGAAACAACTTTAGTGCTAGTAAGTGGTAAGCGAATAATTACTAGAGAGTGGAGATTTTTTGTGTACAAAAATGAAATTCTCACTGGTTCACTCTACCTAGTGGGAGAAGAAAGAGTAGATGAAACAATTAAGGGAGGTTATCTAGAGAACTACCTGAGTGAAGTGTTAAAGCAAGTTAATTGGTATCCAGAATCTCTCTATACAATAGACATTTGTGAGTCAGAAGGAGAACTTTACGTACTAGAGCTTGGTTCTTTTAGTTGTGCTGGGGAGTATGGTTGCAACTTGAGTTTGATTGTAGAAGCTGGTGCCAAAGCAGCTTGGGAAGATTATGAAGCTGTCAATTGTTAG
- a CDS encoding NAD-dependent epimerase/dehydratase family protein translates to MNILILGGTQFLGRHFVEIALNNGCQITLLNRGQTNNSLYPNVEKLVGDRLKGNLAALRGRKWDIVIDTAGYFPNLEQLVRDMAELLKDSVEFYIFISTISVYAELQTNGGETLPRYGIDQNPSEKTDAEIYGTHKALAESVVQEIYGERGLIVRPGLIVGPYDNLGRLPYWVRRVSQGGEVLTPESPHLPVQFIDARDLVEWIYRMALARKGGVYNAVGPDYSLNLGQVLETCRQVSGSNAKFIWVPGKFLESQGIKHWQELPLWLPLSLQNTFPCLNNRKAIADGLSFRPLAQTIHDIWQWDQLEQPEYPSGLSPEKEKNVLQAWRRVDEEGIHHHSL, encoded by the coding sequence ATGAATATTTTGATTTTAGGTGGCACTCAATTTCTCGGACGACATTTTGTTGAAATCGCTCTTAATAATGGGTGTCAGATCACACTTTTGAATCGAGGACAAACTAACAATAGTCTTTACCCAAATGTGGAGAAGTTGGTAGGCGATCGCCTCAAAGGTAATCTTGCTGCTTTGCGGGGAAGAAAATGGGATATTGTGATTGATACTGCTGGCTACTTCCCAAATTTAGAGCAACTCGTTCGAGATATGGCAGAGTTATTAAAAGATTCAGTAGAATTTTACATTTTTATCTCCACAATCAGTGTTTACGCTGAACTACAAACTAATGGTGGCGAAACACTACCCCGCTATGGGATTGATCAAAATCCGTCTGAAAAGACAGACGCAGAGATATACGGTACTCATAAAGCTCTTGCAGAATCAGTGGTTCAAGAAATTTATGGTGAGCGAGGGCTAATTGTTCGACCTGGATTGATTGTTGGCCCCTATGATAATCTTGGACGCCTTCCATACTGGGTGCGGCGTGTTTCTCAAGGTGGAGAAGTTTTGACTCCAGAGTCCCCTCACTTACCAGTTCAATTCATTGATGCACGAGATTTAGTGGAATGGATTTATCGAATGGCATTAGCCCGCAAAGGAGGGGTGTATAATGCTGTTGGGCCGGATTATTCCCTTAACTTAGGTCAGGTATTAGAAACCTGTCGGCAGGTGAGTGGAAGTAACGCAAAATTTATTTGGGTTCCGGGAAAATTTTTAGAGTCACAAGGTATAAAACACTGGCAAGAGTTACCTTTATGGTTGCCATTATCACTACAAAATACCTTTCCCTGTTTGAACAACAGGAAAGCGATCGCAGATGGTTTGAGTTTCCGTCCCTTAGCCCAAACTATTCATGATATTTGGCAATGGGATCAACTTGAACAACCAGAATACCCGAGTGGATTGTCACCAGAAAAAGAAAAGAATGTTCTGCAAGCATGGCGTAGAGTAGATGAAGAAGGCATACATCATCACTCATTATGA
- a CDS encoding ABC transporter substrate-binding protein, which yields MKLTIWLFQIKQKVCTLIDSKLRISLLGFFLSVCLLLSGCQTTTPKESGVIHLTLWQGINPPANRDVFQKLVDRFNQTHPDIEIESIYAGQLEQQIPKVLTAVVGNVPPDILFFNPQLTGQLVELGAILPLENWLDKSPLKSEIIPNCFGEMQLGGHIWSVPLWTGNIGIFYRPDLFKGAGITELPKTWDELRQVAKKLTIDRNGDRRPDQYGMLMPLGKGEWTVFTWFPFLLSSDGTVVKNNRPDLVNPGAIAALQFWQDLIKDGSTKFSAPERGFEEDDFLAGRVAMQLTGPWTFIMKSKVDYDVLPIPANVHSASVIAGGNLFVMKTTPEKKQAALKFLEYVISEEFQTEWSIGSGFLPINIKSAQSQVYQEFINQKPVMKLFLDQMSVSGTRPIIPGYNRLSDSLGRAIEATMLGESPQKALQIAQRRLDLIWDN from the coding sequence ATGAAATTAACTATTTGGTTATTTCAAATAAAACAAAAAGTCTGCACACTCATCGATTCTAAACTGCGGATTTCACTGCTAGGATTTTTTTTAAGTGTTTGTTTACTCTTGTCTGGTTGTCAAACAACTACACCTAAGGAAAGTGGAGTAATTCATCTAACATTATGGCAGGGAATCAATCCTCCCGCAAATCGTGATGTATTTCAAAAATTGGTAGACCGATTTAATCAAACTCATCCTGATATTGAGATTGAATCGATTTATGCTGGACAACTCGAACAACAAATACCGAAAGTATTAACTGCGGTTGTTGGCAACGTTCCACCAGATATCTTGTTCTTTAACCCACAACTTACAGGGCAACTTGTAGAGCTTGGGGCAATTTTACCACTAGAAAATTGGTTGGACAAATCGCCACTAAAATCAGAAATTATTCCAAATTGTTTTGGCGAGATGCAATTAGGGGGCCATATTTGGTCAGTACCTTTGTGGACTGGTAATATTGGTATATTTTACAGGCCAGATTTATTTAAAGGTGCGGGAATTACTGAATTACCAAAAACTTGGGATGAGTTGCGGCAAGTTGCGAAAAAACTGACGATAGATCGTAATGGCGATCGCCGCCCCGATCAGTATGGGATGTTAATGCCTCTCGGAAAAGGAGAATGGACTGTCTTTACTTGGTTTCCTTTTTTATTAAGTAGTGACGGGACAGTGGTTAAAAATAATCGTCCCGATCTAGTTAATCCTGGTGCGATCGCTGCTTTGCAGTTTTGGCAAGACTTGATTAAAGACGGCTCTACTAAATTCTCTGCACCGGAAAGGGGATTTGAAGAAGATGATTTCCTTGCCGGACGTGTTGCTATGCAGCTAACAGGGCCTTGGACATTTATCATGAAAAGTAAAGTTGATTATGATGTACTTCCTATTCCTGCCAATGTTCACTCAGCAAGTGTAATTGCCGGTGGCAATCTGTTTGTGATGAAAACTACACCAGAAAAAAAACAGGCAGCGCTGAAATTTTTAGAATACGTGATCAGTGAAGAATTTCAAACCGAATGGAGTATTGGCTCAGGTTTTTTGCCCATCAATATCAAATCTGCCCAAAGCCAAGTTTATCAAGAATTTATCAACCAAAAGCCTGTGATGAAACTTTTTCTTGATCAGATGTCTGTATCAGGAACTCGACCGATTATTCCTGGCTATAATCGCCTATCCGATAGTCTTGGGCGAGCAATTGAAGCAACAATGTTGGGAGAATCTCCCCAAAAAGCCCTGCAAATAGCACAAAGGCGTTTGGATCTGATTTGGGATAATTAG
- a CDS encoding NAD(P)/FAD-dependent oxidoreductase, producing MESFDYVILGAGLGGLAAAACLTRQGYRVAVLEKHYLPGGCCHTFDYGDYRFCADVHYISQCGSGETIGQFLNYIERNVPFNSLDPDCIDRIVTPEVDFRIPLGWEALRDRLLASFPDQAEAINLYCDEIKLLHQQIHDLVREVRWYDQKWSDWLKLPKYWHLFLRRNWTLQDLYDRVGLSLKLQALLAGQSGDYALPPNEIALLTHTSLVWDYSEGAYYPRHHFKHFVDTIVEAITAGGGVVQFSTPVEHIEVRDHTVQFVTASGTSYAAKKAYISDLDPKLTVQLMHNANALSAKERDRLTGYEYSASAFNIYLGLDSRFEPQRYGIGNWNIWYYPTGDLNHEYQQQLQGNFQNPWIFLSCPTMKSREPGMAPEGHHVLEIATVCPYEPFKQLHETDPKAYKAKKREVYQALMASVRDLIPDVDTYARMKVYGTPTTSEFYLGQPQGNIYGAKLVPRQVGLNRLGYTTELPNLFFVGASAGYPSVPGVIGNGMDVAELITGQSVWSRAKPEHEQLVRS from the coding sequence ATGGAAAGCTTTGATTATGTGATTTTAGGGGCAGGATTAGGTGGGCTTGCGGCAGCAGCTTGTCTAACACGCCAGGGCTATCGAGTTGCGGTTTTAGAAAAACATTATTTACCAGGTGGATGTTGCCACACCTTTGACTATGGTGACTATCGCTTTTGTGCGGATGTTCACTATATTTCTCAATGCGGTTCTGGGGAAACTATTGGGCAATTTCTCAATTACATAGAACGGAATGTTCCCTTTAACTCTCTCGATCCTGATTGCATTGATCGCATCGTTACACCCGAAGTTGATTTTCGCATTCCTTTAGGATGGGAAGCTTTGCGTGATCGCCTCTTGGCAAGTTTTCCAGATCAGGCAGAAGCCATTAATTTATATTGCGACGAAATCAAACTTTTACATCAGCAGATTCATGATTTGGTACGAGAGGTGCGCTGGTACGATCAAAAATGGAGTGATTGGTTAAAATTACCAAAGTATTGGCATCTATTCTTGAGGCGCAACTGGACGTTGCAAGATCTTTACGATCGCGTTGGCTTATCGCTGAAATTACAGGCACTTCTGGCGGGGCAAAGCGGCGATTATGCCCTACCTCCAAATGAAATTGCCTTGCTTACCCACACTTCTCTAGTTTGGGATTATTCCGAAGGTGCTTACTATCCCAGGCATCACTTCAAGCATTTTGTAGACACAATTGTCGAAGCTATTACTGCTGGTGGGGGTGTGGTTCAGTTCTCAACCCCAGTAGAACACATTGAAGTGCGCGATCACACCGTGCAATTTGTCACTGCTTCGGGAACATCCTATGCAGCGAAAAAGGCTTATATCAGCGATCTAGATCCAAAATTAACAGTCCAGTTGATGCATAATGCCAACGCCTTAAGTGCAAAAGAACGCGATCGCCTCACTGGTTACGAATACTCAGCTAGCGCCTTTAACATTTATCTGGGATTAGACAGCCGCTTCGAGCCACAACGCTATGGCATTGGCAACTGGAATATCTGGTATTATCCGACAGGCGATCTCAATCACGAATATCAGCAACAACTACAAGGTAACTTCCAAAATCCCTGGATCTTTTTGTCTTGCCCAACGATGAAATCCCGCGAACCGGGAATGGCTCCAGAAGGGCATCACGTGTTGGAAATTGCCACTGTCTGCCCCTACGAGCCGTTTAAACAATTGCATGAAACCGATCCCAAAGCTTACAAAGCTAAAAAGCGAGAGGTTTATCAGGCACTTATGGCTAGCGTGCGGGATTTAATTCCGGATGTGGATACTTATGCCCGCATGAAGGTTTACGGAACGCCAACTACAAGCGAATTTTATTTAGGGCAGCCGCAAGGTAATATTTATGGTGCTAAATTGGTGCCGCGTCAGGTTGGTTTAAATCGCTTGGGCTACACAACCGAACTACCAAACTTGTTTTTTGTCGGAGCTAGTGCAGGTTATCCTAGCGTACCGGGCGTGATTGGCAATGGGATGGATGTTGCTGAACTAATTACAGGGCAATCTGTTTGGAGTCGAGCCAAGC